Within Desulfobacter sp., the genomic segment GGTCTTTAAAATCCCGGTGTCCTCTCAGCATCAGGGCCTGGTCAACGGCTTTTTTGAACCGATAATTGCGCTGCTCCACGTCTCCATTTTCATTGGGGCTGGCAGGGTTAGTTTTGCAAGGAATGATACCGTAATGGTCAACAAGATCCTGATACCTGCTGGTGAACTCCTCAGGGTGACTTACCTTGTTAACAGCGGATGTCAGACAATCGGTGCGATGTTGCTGCGGCACACCACCAAGTTCCCATAGGGCATTTTGCAGGCCCTGGCTCAGGCTTTCGAAACTCTCTGAAAAACAGACTGTACCTGTCTCCCAATTGGAATAGGTCAAAACAAAATGGTAGATCAGGTGGTCAAAAGGGACGCCGCCTATAGTGACGCCCAGTTTATCCATGTGGGTGAAGTCTGACTGGCATAATTCGCCAGGCTTATGAATTTGAGCAAAAAAGATTTCTTTGGGCGGCCCCTCTGTAGCACGCCATTGCTTTATTCTCCGTTGCAGGGTCCGTAATTGTCCATCGGCGAACCGGCCGGGGTGTCTGCGTTGCAAATCCTCAAACAGTGTCTTGGCCTCCAGACCTGGATTTATGGTCAACATGCCTTTGATACCATCCCAGGTCTCCTCAAACGGATCTTTGCGTGTGCGCCATGTATGATCCGTTTTGAGTTCACTCGGCAACTTCCCGTGTTCACGGTACTTTCGAGCTGTTTTTTCATCCATTCCAGCTTTCATTGCTGCTATCCCGAAACTCTTCTCTGACTGAATCAACTTGAACAACCTCCTCACTTGCTGGTCCGTTACCATCCAAATCTCTCCTTCTGTTCAATTTGGATGTTTCTACCATTTTTTTTGATTCTTAAATTTCGGGAATTTTAATTGTCGTTTGGCGGGAATTATAAATGACGCTGATCAACCAAGAGCATTAACAAAAAAACAATCATATTTTCGGATAAAAAAGTGGTTAGAATTTTAAGAGTTTCAATATACTCACTTGGTTGATCGCTCATATCACCTCGTTTTCTTTAATTTATGTTACCAGATCTTAATATAGCTCAGCTTACATATAGATTCTATGCTCATAACAAATTTAAACCTCTTATATTCATAATTCTTTCTTACCTGTGACTTGCCCCCTTCTTTAGTACAACCCGCAATGTTAGGAAGGCTCCGAATTTTCAAAATATTGTTGTTGTGTACCACTTCCTTTGCTACTTTTCAAATACCTGCCCAGGGGATAGGGCAACGCTGGGGAGCGACCCGAGCACTGCGGCAGGTGCCAATACGGATGGGCCATGTTCATAGCGTGGCCTTTTCCTTTGGCCCATCCGGATGGCCCGTAGGCGTTAAACCCCGGGGGCTTGGGGGCAGAGCCCCCATATAAGATTGTTCCCATTCCTTTCTAATGTTTTCCGGTGTCTGATATCCCAGGCTGCTATGCAATCTTTTCGTGTTGTAGTACTGGCGCCACGTCTCTATGATTGCCCTGGCATCCGGGACGGAATAGAAGACCTCCTGATTCAGACATTCGTCTCTGAACCGGCTGTTAAAGCTTTCTCCAAAAGGATTCTGCCATGGTTTGCCTGGCTCAATGTACTTGGTTTTCACCCCTTGCTCTTTGAGCCAGTCCTGGATTTTATATGCAATAAACTCAGGCCCATTATCGCTCCTGATGTATGTTGGAACCCCACGGGTTGCAAATAGAATCTGCAAAACGATTTTCACCTGTGAAGATGGTATTGAGGTATCAATGTGGATTGCCAGGCTTTCTCGTGTATATTCGTCAACCACCGTTAAAAATCTCAGCCGCTGCCCTTCAAGGCAGGAATCTTCCATGAAATCATAGGTCCATACATGATTGGGATACTTCGCTGATATTGGCAGCGTTGTCCCCTTGCCACGCCGCCTCTTGCGCCTGACCCTCGGCACGCACAGCCCTTGTTCCTGCCAGAGCCGCTCGACTTTCTTATGATTGATGATCATCCCGGATCTGACCAACTGCATATGGGCCTGGCGGTACCCATGCCTCGGATACTTACCAGAGAATGTTCTTAGCCAGATAACCAAAACAGTGTCATCCCTTGGGTTTGCTTGGTATCTGTAGCTTGACCGACTTATCTTCAAAAACAGACATGCTTTGTATTCTGAAAGGCCCCGTTCCGTCATAGTATGTACGGCTTTCCTGCGATCCGGGACCTTTACCACTTTTTTGAGACCACCGCCTTTAGAGCATCAACTTCGAGGTCCCGTTCAGCCAGGAGCCTTTTTAATCGTACGTTCTCCTTCTCCAACTCTCGCAGCCGCTTTACATCCGGAACGGACATGCCACCGTATTTCTTTTTCCAGCGGTAATAGCTTTGCTCGGAGAATCCTCCCAGCTTGCAGAATTCAGCGATAGGTCTTTCCTGTTTCTCGGCTTCAAGCAGAATTTTGACGATCTGTTCTTCAGAATAGCGTTTCTTTTTCATCTTGATCTCCTTTTTAGCTCGGAGATCCTAACATATCACATTGTACTGTTTTTGGGGGGCATGCCCCCTGGGTTGAACGGTTGAGCTAACTTGCCGGGCCGAGGGGCTGACGCTTGTACAGCGCTACCAGCAAACCCGCGATACTTACCCGGTCAAGTTCAGCGATTGGTTATGTGGCTGTTTGTTAGCCTTAAAAAAAATTATCAAACAAGTTACCGTATTTTTTAAAAAGGTGATAAGCATATGCCACAGATATTGCGAATCCAATAGTACTTGCAATGAATCGATGAATATTAAACGTTTCCTCACGATACCTAAATTGGCTTTGAGATGGATACATACCGAAAGTAATAATTTTAAAGAATAGCCAACCAATTCCACGAAAGATATTAATAGAAAATGTATGAGCTGCATCGACAAGGCCTTCTACTATACCATCAATCATGTTCTATATTTTCCTACTTATAATTTTTTGACACATAACACCTCAAATAACCGGCTTGCCCGTGTTCATTTGGATTGTTGAGATTTGTAATGCAATCAAGGAAGTTTGACGCCAGGCCCTACACATTACCCAAACCATATTATTAAGTTAATGAAATTTGTTCACGTATTTTTCGAATGCATGAAAAGCTGGTTCTGCTGCGAAATCGAGTATCACCCGATATGCCGGATCATCGTCTGGTTTTGGAAACAATCTTTCAAAAGTAGAAGTTGTATTATAAACATTTGGCCGAAGACGAAAAGCGCATATCACACACTCTGCAAGACGATTCTGGTGATCAGAGTGTCCACCAAGAAAGAATTTTGCCTGCTGTGCGATTGGTCGCTTTGCTCGAAAACCAAAGTCAGCAAGCTCGTGACAGTCATGCAACGATTGGTTAGTGGAGCGAGTAACCATCTGACATGCGAACACCACGGGCCAATGTAAAGGTTCGGAAGACCAATCTTTAGGGACTATATTTTTGTATTCTGACTTACCTCTATCATTGTATGTGAATTTATGTGTTGCAAACCAAGTTGCCACATCAAGGCTTAAAGTAACATCAAGACCATGGCTCGGGAACCCATAATGCTGAGCCAAGGCCATTAGAGCGTAATCAATCTTACATGTTGGAGAGGATAGTTGTTTCCGCCATTCATGCCGTGCTGTCTTGTTCGACAATGTATTGTTAGAGTAGACGCGTTCTTGGAGATAGTGTCGAAGTGCAAAGTGCAGGGTATCATAGTCAAAGCCATGCCTACTAGCTGATGTCAACAATGACGGTTCCAAATTACATGAATCAGCAAATAACAAACTTTTGACCCGATCTTCGCGTTCTAGTTCATAGAAGCTTGTTTGTCCCCGAAAAAACACTCCATTTTTATCTATGGAGGGAATCTTGTCTACGAGTGAACGCAGTTCATTTAGGCTTGTTACCTCAATCACTGGTGCGCTGTAATGTTTACAGCGAATAAGAGCAACCTGATCAACTCCAGCATAAAAGTCTGCATAATGATCGCGTAGTACTGTATTGGCACCCAGTAGTCCTGTACTTTCAAGCACACGAGCTGTAAAAGGTGATCTGTAGTATTTATCAAGAATAAACCCAGGTAGCTTATTTTTTGTCTTTTCATTGATATCTAATGTATTGGGAAGATTGACGGCATTGACTTCATCTATAGGAATTGATCCGAAAATAGGCATATCTATCCCTTGGGCTATCAATAAAGGCAAAACAAGGCTGGCCGGTAGTGCAACTATTCCACTTTTATCCAGTGCATCGGAATCTGCATTATTGTAGCCAATTTTTTGGGCATAACTACGATTCGTGTTGCTGTCTGAGAGCTGTTGCTGTGTCGCGAAGAGAGAAAAATATTGGAAGTTCGTACCGCCCGCTAACCATGCGCCAAGGGAAGCAAAAGCATAATGCACCTGTGTTGGCATTTGACGTGGATATTCCGAGAGGAGAGTGTTGGTGAGTGAGGGATTTATTGATTTTCGCTGCTTATCTGTAGCAGCCGTGAATATCTCAATTAAACCGATAATTTGTTTGAATAATGTAGAATATGCAACCGGCCAGAGCCCCTCTTCCTCCCATATTAAATGATTTTCTGTTTCATAGATACCAAATAATCCAGGGGTTTTAGCCATCTCTAAGAGTGCTTTTTTAGTGCCTGATTGAACAATTGAATTCGATTGGGCCAAAAAATTGGCGGTTGGAAAAGGGACATCAAGGTTGCGTAACAATCCTCTTAGGCTGGCTACAACTATTGATCGTTTTAAGGGATTTATTGGAAGAGGGAATCTTATAAAGGATTTACGCTCAGACTTCTTCAGAGTCTTCCCAAGCAACTCAAGATCTGCTGCTAAGTATGGAAAAGTTATGTCTGAAAAAACACTTAAAAATATGTCAGCTTCATTTATCTTCATGTATTTCTCTCATAGTCGCAGCATTCTGTGGTTGAATTTGTTTTAAGTCGATACTCAGATGCTTAATCATGTTATTACAGTTGTTCATTCACCCTGTGAAGGGATACGGAAAAACAATAATGAAATTATTAACATCATCTGGAAAGGCTTATAATTTTTTTTTCAACTTACCAATGTTGACCAAGCACTAATGGTATTGAACCGGGCTATTTGAAGTTCAGCGCCCCTCACCAATAACAGATCAAGTACACATGCCCCCGGTGCGGGCGTTTTTCAGAACATTTCTGAAAAATTTTATCCCTTTGTCCATTCCCCTGGGATATTTTGGAAAAATTTCCGACAATGGGACCACCCATTGGGTTGGAATTTATTTCCAGTAAAAACTTGAAGGGGATTGGTAAAATTCCGACCCCCAACAATAGAAACGCCAGTGCTCATGGGGTTTTTCGGAACAATAGAGTTTTTTCATAGTCATAGTCAACACTCTTAACACTGCTCTTCTGCGGTCGCGCTTTTTGCGACCCGTAGCAAGAGCATGGTTGGGAAACAATTTAAAAGTACCGCTCGAAAACCTAATAAGATAACATCAAAATTGTCAATAATTTCAGTCATGACAGATTGTTGCGATGGACAGGTATTTTCTTGTAAACGACGCCATAGGTCCTGATCACCAGGCGGCATCTCGTACATAAACGGAAATCAAAAAACAATGAGACCATTTCTTTTTAGGACAGTTTTATGTTTTTTTCCAACCAATGTTCCAAAGCATCAATACGAACGAAATGCGACAAAACTTCATAGGGAGGGTACCGCATCCACCAGTAAATATCCCGGCTCACATAAATTTCAACAATTGATAGAGAACTATCTGAATCAGCCTTAGGCCATTTCAATAATGTCCGTACCCTATCAAAGTTTTCTTCAACAAATTTACGCCTACGTTCAATTTTGGCAAATTGACCGCGTTTGAATCCCCTACCAAAAATACGCTCTCGAAGTCTTCTGGCATCCTTTATACAAAACGGCGGTTGATTATATTTACACTCAATCAATAGCCATTTATTTTTATCGGGATAGTACGCTAAAACGTCGTAATCACCAACGTCTTCAAATCTTTCTTTTGGGAAACGTCTCTTAAAATCAATGCCGCTTTCAATATACGTGGCGAATCTTGAGCAAACTTCATAAGTTTTAGTTTCAAGGGATGATTCTATTTCTTTTTTAATATTTCTAATTGCAATTTTAATGTTTTCCCATTGAAAATCAGCAGGTAAATACCCATTAACTATTTGGCCCTTCCATATACTCAATGATTTATTTACGAATGTGGGGCCCCATGAAAGATTCATACCGTCTTGAGTTGGGACTAATGGGCGAATCGCATATCTATGACCACGTTTTCTGTGTTCCCAAACAGGTACATCAGATTCGACTGTATCTTTATTGATTAGACGACGTATTTTTTGAGGGTCAAGAGTCATAAAAGAAACAAGTTTTTCCGCATTTTTCTTATCCAAATTATCTATTGCACGGACTAACTCATTAATAATGTCATTCGGCTTGGCTGTATAGCGAAAAGCCAAATCAGACTTTCCCCTCGTAGTTTGCCAATGAGATAATACATAATGTGCTTCAAAAAAATGTGTAAAAGTGAAGCCTGTGTCCTTTATATAAGCATCATCAAGAGTAGATTGAACCTCTTTTACGCTTCGTATAAAATTTGCTTCATCTTTTTCATTCAATCCAAGCCCTAATTCAGCTTCAGACATTTCTAATGCAAATGCACGTTCCTTCTCCTCCCGATTTTCAGAATAAAATACTTCTGGGATATAAAAATCATTGATATCAAGCCCTGCAACTTCCAAGTCGTTGTGAAGAATATCACTTGCTAAGTATAGAACAAATAACCAATCAATATTTGCCATCAATTTAACTACATCATCGGGGGTGGGGTTTATTGCCCCAGAAGTTTGCAAACTTGCAGAGCACTCCAGAAGGTAGCGCAAATTCCTGGTATCTTTGATATAATTATCTTTCGTCTCCCATAGTTCTTGTCTTCTATCATAATCGACCTCGTGCTCAAGGCTATGTCTTAATCGATTGATTTTTTCGTGGTATTTTGCAGTGTGGGAGTCTATCAGTTCTATAGAAATTTGTATTATTGAATCTCTTTCAAATCGATCTATTTTTCGATGGATGAATTTTCTATAGGAATCTCTTGAAGAGTCAATCATTTTCTTTGCTTCTTTTAATTCAAATCGTCCAGGTTTAAGCCCTTGCTCTTTTAAGACTATTGCCAAATCTTTCCGAGCTCCTTTATAATGCCTATCTTCGGGAATAATTGGATTAGCATGGTCTGGGGCATCGACCTCTCTTTGAACAGTTGTCAGAGAAAATCTGTGCTGCCTATTTTTCGTTTTTTCTAAAGAAAGAGTGACTTGATCATCAATGGTTTGATCGATTCTTTTTGAAACATTTGAGAGCCATTGTATCAGGGAGTAGGACTCAAAGGATGCATCTAAAGGTTTTTTCAGTTTTGAGAAAACCATAGACAAATTCACATCGACAGACACCTCAACCATATCCTTTTTATCTATTACCCTCCAATTTGAAAACAGTTCTTTCCTATAATCTCCGGTCCCATTTTCGCCTTCTTCTGAGATTAAAGCGTCTTTATTCGGAAAACACTTAGTAACAATGCTTTTATTCTTAAAAATTGGAACTTCATTAATTAAATCTGCTCTTTCAGATATGGAGTCTGCAAGACAATGAGCAAAAAGTCCAAGAGTGCGATTATTTGTTTCATCATATAGATCTACCTCTATTCGAAAAAGGAAATGAATTCCACATTGCCCTATCGAAGTGTACCACGAATACCAATACCCGCATTTTGTAGTTAAACATTTCAAACGATGGTTTTCTGAATCAATAATAGTCCAGTTATATTTCTCACCATATGGTAAGCTTACAGGAGCTTTCTTCCAAAACTCACTTAGTTCTTCATAGCGCCAATTAGATCCTGTATGAGGATCTAAAAAGAGCATATCTGGGTTTATTGCCCCATCAATCAAAATCTCGTTAGTGTTGCGGAAAGATCCTAACTTGTCACTAAGACCAGACATTGGCAGCATCAAATTTTTGCTTTCATCAACATAGTCCCAAAAACGACTGAGCTCTGAAAAATCTTTTATTGAATCAAATAATGTTACAAAATCATTAAGAAAAACAATTTTCGATAATTCTAACTTCGGAGGCTCGTGAAATCGTGTATCTAAGGAGGTTGAAACTGCAACAGCTAAAATGCGAACGTCTTTAACAGCTCCTGATGTACAAAGTTTGAGTGCTTGGTTTGACTCTTTGACAAGAACGCCCCACTCCCCGCCACCCAATATTAACTTTTTTACATCCCGCTCAATCTGAACCAAAGAAGTTAGTTGTTTTTCATGAATTACTACAACGAACTCAATCCATGATTCAAAAAAAATTACAGATGCAAAAGTATAAGGAAGTTGAGAATTTTTTGATAAAAGCTTAAATGGATCTGTAAAGATTTTCCGTTTATCCATTCGTTGCTTTAAATATTGTGCTATATTTCGAATTACTGTGATATCGATATTGCTATTCTTAGGATCTATACGATCAGACCAAAATTGAACGACCACAGACAAAGCGGACCGCAAAGATACGGGATACAACTCACCAGCAATGTCAATAAAAATTGCGGGTAACACTCCCCCAGTCATAACTAAATCACTGAATTCCGTCATGTTTTTTACAGAATTGACTGCACCCTGCTTAATTATCAAATCAGGGGTAAGTTTCCAATTATCGCAGAAGTTATCTTTAGTTGTTGCTAAAGAAGTATAACATTGCTGCCAAAAAGACTCTGATGGTGTTGAAATGTCTCCAGGTGAGATACCTGCTATATTTCCAATATCTTTCCTGTTAATGT encodes:
- a CDS encoding IS21 family transposase translates to MQSEKSFGIAAMKAGMDEKTARKYREHGKLPSELKTDHTWRTRKDPFEETWDGIKGMLTINPGLEAKTLFEDLQRRHPGRFADGQLRTLQRRIKQWRATEGPPKEIFFAQIHKPGELCQSDFTHMDKLGVTIGGVPFDHLIYHFVLTYSNWETGTVCFSESFESLSQGLQNALWELGGVPQQHRTDCLTSAVNKVSHPEEFTSRYQDLVDHYGIIPCKTNPASPNENGDVEQRNYRFKKAVDQALMLRGHRDFKDREEYDLFLAKLFAQLNAGRRKRFTQELDLLHRLPKRRLDACKKMDLKVGPSSTIRVNHNVYSVDSRLIGENIQVRLYMECLEVWYGQRKVDTLPRLRGEGKYKINYRHIIDSLVKKPGAFENYRYRNAMFPTSRFRIAYDHLRKRYTVKSSAARYLKILYLAAKTSEVAVDSALMVLINEDQEISKEAVKRLIESNASVSRPDDVHIQAVDLTRYDQLLKGVAA
- a CDS encoding transposase; this translates as MKKKRYSEEQIVKILLEAEKQERPIAEFCKLGGFSEQSYYRWKKKYGGMSVPDVKRLRELEKENVRLKRLLAERDLEVDALKAVVSKKW
- a CDS encoding FRG domain-containing protein is translated as MKINEADIFLSVFSDITFPYLAADLELLGKTLKKSERKSFIRFPLPINPLKRSIVVASLRGLLRNLDVPFPTANFLAQSNSIVQSGTKKALLEMAKTPGLFGIYETENHLIWEEEGLWPVAYSTLFKQIIGLIEIFTAATDKQRKSINPSLTNTLLSEYPRQMPTQVHYAFASLGAWLAGGTNFQYFSLFATQQQLSDSNTNRSYAQKIGYNNADSDALDKSGIVALPASLVLPLLIAQGIDMPIFGSIPIDEVNAVNLPNTLDINEKTKNKLPGFILDKYYRSPFTARVLESTGLLGANTVLRDHYADFYAGVDQVALIRCKHYSAPVIEVTSLNELRSLVDKIPSIDKNGVFFRGQTSFYELEREDRVKSLLFADSCNLEPSLLTSASRHGFDYDTLHFALRHYLQERVYSNNTLSNKTARHEWRKQLSSPTCKIDYALMALAQHYGFPSHGLDVTLSLDVATWFATHKFTYNDRGKSEYKNIVPKDWSSEPLHWPVVFACQMVTRSTNQSLHDCHELADFGFRAKRPIAQQAKFFLGGHSDHQNRLAECVICAFRLRPNVYNTTSTFERLFPKPDDDPAYRVILDFAAEPAFHAFEKYVNKFH
- a CDS encoding IS3 family transposase, encoding MTERGLSEYKACLFLKISRSSYRYQANPRDDTVLVIWLRTFSGKYPRHGYRQAHMQLVRSGMIINHKKVERLWQEQGLCVPRVRRKRRRGKGTTLPISAKYPNHVWTYDFMEDSCLEGQRLRFLTVVDEYTRESLAIHIDTSIPSSQVKIVLQILFATRGVPTYIRSDNGPEFIAYKIQDWLKEQGVKTKYIEPGKPWQNPFGESFNSRFRDECLNQEVFYSVPDARAIIETWRQYYNTKRLHSSLGYQTPENIRKEWEQSYMGALPPSPRGLTPTGHPDGPKEKATL